The following coding sequences lie in one Serratia symbiotica genomic window:
- the aceE gene encoding Pyruvate dehydrogenase E1 component, with amino-acid sequence MLECFSNDLDPIETNDWIEAIKAVIYKDGIERAEFLLNNLLKQIEKNNINIRSKLINTDYINTITTDNELIYPGNLNLENRICSIICWNAIIMVLRASKKDLELGGHLASFQSSAIFYEVCFNHFFRARNKKDGGDLIYFQGHIAPGIYSRAFLEGRITEEQMNNFRQEVHGKGLSSYPHPKLMPDFWQFPTVSMGLGPICSIYQAKFLKYLINRDLKDTSEQTVYAFLGDGEMDEPESKGAITIAVREKLDNLIFIINCNLQRLDGPVIGNGKIINELESIFLGAGWQVIKVIWGSNWDKLLRKDISGKLVQLMNETIDGDYQNLKSKDGDYIRKNFFGRYPETLELVKDMTNTEIWELNHGGHDPIKIFSALKKAHNTKGQPTVILSHTIKGYGMGEDIESKNIAHQVKKMNLQALKNFRNRFNLPVIDSKIEELPYIIFEKDSEEYHYLHERRKSLKGYLPSRLMHFTKKIKLPNLEDFKSLLEKQNKKISTTIAFVRILNILLKNKNIKDIIVPIVADEARTFGMEGLFRQIGIYNSNGQKYIPQDHKQIAYYKEDKKGQILQEGINESGAIASWLAAATSYSTNDFPMIPFYIYYSMFGFQRVGDLCWAAADQQARGFLIGGTSGRTTLNGEGLQHEDGHSHIQSLIIPNCISYDPTYAYELAVIIQNGLIRMYGDSPINVYYYITTLNENYSMPKMPKGVEQGICKGIYKLETFEGNKGIVQLLGSGSILRYVRKAAKILVQDYEIGSDIYSVTSFTELSRNGQDCDRWNMLHPTQKPHIPYVTQVINDTPTIAATDYMKLFAEQIRNYIPSKEYIVLGTDGFGRSDSRENLRYHFEVNEFYIVIATLSLLAKCNKIKSFIVNDAIKKFNIDPEKINPRLV; translated from the coding sequence ATGTTAGAGTGTTTCTCTAATGATTTAGATCCTATCGAAACAAATGATTGGATAGAAGCAATTAAAGCAGTTATTTATAAAGATGGTATTGAACGTGCTGAATTTTTATTAAATAATTTATTAAAACAAATTGAAAAAAATAATATTAACATAAGAAGTAAATTAATAAATACTGATTATATTAATACTATTACTACAGATAATGAATTAATTTATCCAGGTAATTTAAATTTAGAAAATCGTATTTGTTCTATTATTTGTTGGAATGCTATAATAATGGTTTTACGTGCTTCTAAAAAAGATTTAGAATTAGGTGGACATTTAGCATCCTTTCAATCTTCTGCAATATTTTATGAAGTTTGTTTTAATCATTTTTTTCGTGCAAGAAATAAAAAAGATGGTGGTGATTTAATATATTTTCAAGGACATATTGCACCAGGTATTTATTCTCGTGCTTTTCTTGAAGGTCGTATTACAGAAGAACAAATGAATAATTTTCGTCAAGAAGTACATGGTAAAGGATTATCTTCTTATCCACATCCAAAATTAATGCCAGATTTTTGGCAATTTCCAACTGTATCAATGGGATTAGGACCAATTTGTTCTATTTATCAAGCAAAATTTTTAAAATATTTAATAAATAGAGATTTAAAAGATACATCTGAACAAACTGTTTATGCTTTTTTAGGTGATGGAGAAATGGATGAGCCGGAATCTAAAGGTGCTATTACTATTGCTGTTCGTGAAAAATTAGATAATCTTATATTTATTATTAATTGTAATTTACAACGTTTAGATGGACCTGTTATAGGTAATGGTAAAATTATCAATGAATTAGAAAGTATTTTTTTAGGTGCTGGTTGGCAAGTTATAAAAGTTATTTGGGGCAGTAATTGGGATAAACTTTTACGTAAAGATATTAGTGGTAAATTAGTTCAATTAATGAATGAAACTATAGATGGTGATTATCAAAATTTAAAATCTAAAGATGGTGATTATATACGTAAAAATTTTTTTGGTCGATATCCAGAAACACTTGAATTAGTTAAAGATATGACTAATACTGAAATATGGGAATTAAATCATGGTGGTCATGATCCAATAAAAATTTTTTCAGCATTAAAAAAAGCTCATAATACAAAAGGTCAACCTACTGTAATTTTATCTCATACTATTAAAGGTTATGGTATGGGAGAAGATATAGAAAGTAAAAATATTGCTCATCAAGTAAAAAAAATGAATTTACAAGCATTAAAAAATTTTCGAAATCGTTTTAATTTACCAGTAATTGATTCTAAGATTGAAGAACTACCATATATTATTTTTGAAAAAGATTCTGAAGAATATCATTATTTGCATGAACGTCGCAAATCTTTAAAAGGTTATCTTCCAAGTCGTTTAATGCATTTTACAAAAAAGATAAAATTACCTAATTTAGAAGATTTTAAATCTCTTTTAGAGAAACAAAATAAAAAAATTTCTACTACTATAGCTTTTGTTCGTATTTTAAATATTTTACTTAAAAATAAAAATATTAAAGATATAATAGTACCTATTGTTGCTGATGAAGCACGTACATTTGGTATGGAAGGATTATTTCGTCAGATAGGAATTTATAATTCTAATGGTCAAAAATATATTCCACAAGATCATAAACAAATAGCTTATTATAAAGAAGATAAAAAAGGTCAAATTTTACAAGAAGGTATTAATGAATCAGGTGCTATAGCTTCTTGGTTAGCTGCTGCTACATCTTATAGTACTAATGATTTTCCAATGATTCCTTTTTATATTTATTATTCAATGTTTGGTTTTCAACGAGTAGGTGATTTATGTTGGGCTGCTGCTGATCAACAAGCACGTGGTTTTTTAATAGGTGGTACTTCAGGTAGAACTACGTTAAATGGTGAAGGACTTCAACATGAAGATGGTCATAGTCATATTCAATCTTTAATTATTCCTAATTGTATATCTTATGATCCAACATATGCTTATGAATTAGCAGTAATTATCCAAAACGGATTAATACGTATGTATGGTGATTCACCTATAAATGTATATTATTATATAACTACTTTAAATGAAAATTATTCAATGCCAAAAATGCCAAAAGGTGTTGAACAAGGTATTTGTAAGGGTATTTATAAATTAGAAACATTTGAGGGTAATAAAGGAATAGTACAATTATTAGGTTCAGGTTCTATTTTACGTTATGTACGTAAAGCTGCTAAAATTTTAGTACAGGATTATGAAATAGGTTCTGATATATATAGTGTTACTTCTTTTACTGAGTTATCTCGTAATGGACAAGATTGTGATCGTTGGAATATGCTTCATCCTACTCAAAAACCACATATTCCTTATGTTACTCAAGTAATAAATGATACTCCCACAATAGCAGCAACTGATTATATGAAATTATTTGCAGAACAAATTAGAAATTATATTCCAAGTAAAGAATACATTGTATTAGGTACTGATGGATTTGGTAGATCAGATAGTCGAGAAAATTTACGATATCATTTTGAAGTAAATGAATTTTATATAGTAATTGCTACTTTAAGTTTATTAGCTAAATGTAATAAAATTAAATCATTTATAGTTAATGATGCGATTAAAAAATTTAATATAGATCCAGAAAAAATTAATCCGCGTTTAGTATAA